From bacterium, the proteins below share one genomic window:
- a CDS encoding cyclic nucleotide-binding domain-containing protein: MFETLVPLLKKHPFLKDLSEEYIERLVSCAKNVRFNQDEYICREGQEAESFYLIREGRAAIEIYSPVKGSIRIQTIEAGDVLGWSWLFAPYRWHFDIRAIEPIRAFEFDGKCLRSKCEEDHDLGYELMKRFARLMEERLQATRLQLLDMYGEK, from the coding sequence ATGTTCGAAACGTTAGTGCCGTTGTTAAAGAAACATCCGTTTCTAAAAGATTTAAGCGAAGAGTATATTGAACGGTTGGTTTCCTGTGCAAAGAATGTGCGGTTTAACCAAGATGAATATATTTGCCGGGAAGGACAAGAAGCCGAATCGTTTTATCTGATTCGAGAAGGACGCGCCGCTATTGAAATCTATTCCCCAGTAAAAGGTTCGATTCGAATTCAAACGATAGAAGCGGGTGACGTTCTCGGTTGGTCATGGTTATTTGCGCCGTATCGCTGGCATTTTGATATTCGAGCGATTGAACCGATTCGCGCCTTCGAATTCGACGGGAAATGTCTGCGGAGTAAATGCGAAGAAGACCATGATTTGGGATATGAACTGATGAAACGATTTGCCCGGCTTATGGAAGAGCGGTTACAGGCAACCCGATTACAACTCCTAGATATGTACGGTGAGAAGTAA
- a CDS encoding 4Fe-4S dicluster domain-containing protein, with protein sequence MVNQKELYLVSRKNFAALFDSLCFYGYTVIGPTHTPSGIAYEPIESVEDLPIGWSDEQFAGSYRLIKLDTPQVFHYVVSQHSWKTFLNPAVRQLWKAEKKGKSFETRNRVSEEARHQKYAFLGVRTCELHAILIQDKVYTTAPFIDPYYAELRKTTFIVAVNCSVARNTCFCSSMHTGPKVSAELPFDLAITELFDTTRHDFLIEIGSDRGRDIMGRVPKQPATTADIQSAESVVATTISQISKTMNITNVKQLLEQNLDHPHWQDIARRCLTCGNCTMVCPTCFCSTVEDYTDLLGTTAERIRKQDVCFNLDFSYIHGGSIRTSPASRYRQWLTHKLARWFDQFGCSGCVGCGRCITWCPVGIDITEEVRFFQDAGKNNP encoded by the coding sequence ATGGTTAATCAAAAAGAACTATATCTCGTATCGCGTAAGAATTTTGCTGCTCTATTCGATTCGCTTTGTTTCTATGGATATACGGTAATAGGTCCCACGCATACACCATCTGGTATCGCTTATGAACCAATCGAATCAGTAGAAGATTTACCTATTGGTTGGTCAGATGAACAATTCGCTGGGTCATATCGTCTCATTAAGCTTGATACACCGCAGGTATTCCATTATGTTGTCAGTCAGCATTCTTGGAAAACCTTCTTAAACCCAGCGGTTCGCCAGCTCTGGAAAGCAGAGAAAAAAGGAAAATCATTTGAAACTCGAAATCGGGTCTCAGAAGAAGCAAGACATCAGAAATATGCTTTTCTTGGCGTTCGGACTTGCGAACTCCATGCGATTCTCATTCAGGATAAAGTGTATACCACCGCACCATTTATTGACCCATACTATGCGGAGTTGCGGAAAACTACGTTTATCGTTGCGGTTAACTGTTCGGTTGCACGAAATACCTGTTTTTGTAGTTCTATGCACACTGGACCAAAAGTTTCGGCAGAGTTACCATTCGACTTAGCGATAACGGAACTATTTGACACAACTCGGCATGATTTTCTTATCGAAATCGGCTCTGACCGTGGTAGGGATATAATGGGTCGGGTTCCGAAGCAACCTGCTACTACCGCTGATATACAATCTGCAGAATCGGTGGTCGCGACAACCATATCGCAAATATCTAAAACGATGAATATAACCAATGTTAAACAACTCCTAGAACAAAATCTTGACCATCCACATTGGCAGGATATCGCGCGTCGTTGTTTAACCTGCGGGAATTGTACTATGGTGTGTCCGACCTGTTTCTGTTCAACGGTAGAAGATTATACTGATTTACTCGGCACAACCGCAGAACGAATCCGAAAACAAGATGTATGTTTCAATCTTGATTTTTCTTATATTCATGGAGGAAGCATTCGTACCAGTCCGGCATCTCGTTATCGGCAATGGTTAACGCATAAACTTGCGCGGTGGTTCGACCAATTCGGCTGTTCTGGTTGTGTTGGCTGTGGTAGATGTATCACTTGGTGTCCGGTCGGAATAGACATAACCGAAGAAGTTCGTTTTTTTCAGGATGCGGGAAAAAATAACCCCTAA
- a CDS encoding FAD/NAD(P)-binding protein, which produces MNDLFSPQLAKVTRVYQDTYDTVTLELSLQNSQKTFTFFPGQFNMLYVFGVGEVPISISGDPNKPKRLVHTIRKVGPVTNALGVLKPGDYLGVRGPFGSKWPVELAYGKDVVIVTGGIGLAPLRPAIYQILKQRKLYHRFILLYGARTPNDLLYLEELQQWRGRFDFEVLVTVDRGNEQWHGSVGVVTTLFPKISFEPENTIAMICGPEIMMRFTIVELQKREVPDSNIYISMERNMKCGIGFCGHCQCGPLFICKDGPVFNYAQIKPHFGKREL; this is translated from the coding sequence ATGAACGACCTGTTCTCTCCGCAATTAGCGAAAGTAACTAGAGTTTATCAGGATACTTACGATACGGTAACACTGGAATTATCGCTGCAAAATTCACAAAAAACCTTCACCTTTTTTCCAGGTCAGTTCAACATGCTCTATGTTTTCGGTGTCGGTGAAGTGCCTATCTCCATTAGCGGCGACCCGAACAAACCGAAAAGGTTAGTGCATACTATTCGAAAAGTCGGTCCGGTTACGAACGCGCTCGGTGTATTAAAACCGGGGGATTATCTCGGAGTACGCGGTCCGTTTGGAAGCAAATGGCCGGTTGAATTAGCATACGGTAAAGATGTAGTTATTGTTACCGGCGGAATCGGATTAGCGCCGTTACGACCGGCAATATATCAGATATTAAAACAGCGGAAGTTATATCATAGATTTATCCTACTCTATGGCGCGCGTACACCGAACGATTTGTTATATCTTGAAGAATTGCAACAATGGCGGGGAAGATTCGATTTCGAAGTCTTGGTGACTGTTGACCGCGGCAATGAACAGTGGCATGGTTCCGTCGGTGTAGTGACCACCTTATTTCCCAAAATTTCGTTTGAACCTGAAAATACGATAGCAATGATTTGTGGACCGGAAATTATGATGCGGTTTACTATCGTTGAACTGCAAAAACGTGAGGTTCCGGATTCTAACATTTATATTTCTATGGAACGGAACATGAAATGTGGTATCGGATTTTGCGGCCATTGTCAATGCGGTCCGTTATTTATATGTAAAGATGGACCGGTATTCAATTATGCACAAATTAAACCGCATTTTGGAAAACGAGAATTATAA
- a CDS encoding Ni/Fe hydrogenase subunit alpha, producing the protein MKKSKTIKVEALARVEGEGGIYIKVKDNRVVDVKLHIFEPPRFFEAFLIGRSYKEVPDIVARICGICPIAYQMSSVHALENAFGVKVDGQLRELRRLFYCGEWIESHVLHIYMLHAPDFLGYQDAFQLAKDAPDVVERALRLKKIGNEIVALLGGRSVHPVSACVGGFYKVPSKKELLALVPDLEWAKEAALETIRFTATLPFPAFESNYEYVALRHPDEYPFNEGRIVSNQGLDIAIEQFFEYFMEFQVPHSTSLHAKLKPRDAYFVGPLARVNLNFDKLTPLSQQAARDAGLTIPCYNPFKSIIARSVETLYAIEEALRIINQYQMPEQASVTIKPRAGVGHGCTEAPRGILYHRYRVDDHGLVVESKIVPPTSQNQRSIEQDLWKIVPHMIDAPTEELTWRCEQAVRNYDPCISCSCHFLKLSIEKE; encoded by the coding sequence ATGAAAAAGAGTAAAACAATTAAAGTTGAAGCGCTAGCCCGAGTTGAAGGTGAAGGCGGTATATATATCAAAGTGAAAGATAATCGGGTAGTTGATGTTAAACTCCACATTTTTGAGCCGCCACGGTTTTTTGAAGCGTTTCTTATCGGGCGAAGTTATAAAGAAGTACCGGATATCGTTGCGAGAATTTGTGGGATTTGTCCGATAGCATATCAGATGAGTTCCGTGCATGCGCTTGAGAACGCTTTTGGTGTCAAGGTTGATGGCCAGCTGCGCGAACTCCGTCGGCTATTCTACTGCGGAGAATGGATTGAAAGTCATGTGCTTCACATCTATATGTTGCACGCACCGGATTTTCTCGGGTATCAAGATGCATTTCAGCTCGCAAAAGACGCTCCGGATGTGGTTGAACGCGCACTACGGTTGAAAAAAATCGGGAATGAAATTGTTGCGTTACTCGGTGGGCGGTCGGTACATCCGGTATCCGCTTGTGTTGGTGGATTTTATAAAGTCCCGTCGAAAAAAGAATTACTGGCGTTGGTTCCGGATTTAGAATGGGCGAAAGAAGCTGCTCTGGAAACGATTCGGTTTACCGCAACATTACCGTTTCCGGCGTTTGAGTCGAATTATGAATATGTCGCGTTACGTCATCCGGATGAATACCCTTTCAATGAAGGGCGAATCGTTTCTAATCAGGGATTGGATATTGCTATTGAACAATTTTTCGAATATTTTATGGAATTCCAGGTTCCGCATTCAACCTCGCTACATGCTAAACTGAAACCGCGCGATGCTTATTTTGTTGGCCCGTTAGCGCGAGTCAATTTAAATTTCGATAAGTTAACCCCGTTATCTCAACAAGCAGCGAGAGATGCAGGATTAACGATACCGTGTTACAATCCGTTTAAAAGCATCATCGCTCGGAGTGTTGAAACGTTGTATGCTATCGAAGAAGCGCTCCGAATCATCAATCAATACCAGATGCCTGAACAAGCGTCGGTTACGATTAAGCCGCGTGCTGGTGTAGGTCATGGATGCACGGAAGCACCTCGGGGGATTCTCTACCATCGCTATCGCGTCGATGACCACGGTCTCGTTGTAGAATCGAAAATCGTTCCGCCTACTTCACAGAACCAGCGGAGTATCGAACAAGATTTATGGAAAATCGTCCCGCATATGATAGATGCACCTACGGAAGAACTCACGTGGCGATGCGAACAAGCGGTCCGGAATTATGACCCTTGCATTTCTTGCTCTTGCCATTTCTTGAAATTATCTATTGAAAAA
- a CDS encoding oxidoreductase, producing the protein MKKKPTLAVWKFASCDGCQLNLLNCEDELLAVAAVIDIANFLEASRAVKSGPYDISLVEGSITNAHDAERIQHIRRISKLLITIGACATAGGIQALRNFKDVHKFINLVYPTPEYIQVLDHSTPISAHVKVDFELRGCPINQQQLVEVISALLNHRKANIPQYSVCMECKRRGTICVMVATGVPCLGPVTQAGCGAICPAYSRGCYGCFGPMESPNPSSLSQWFKQNLQIATPDIIRLYRGFNAYAEAFRKESEAHEK; encoded by the coding sequence ATGAAAAAGAAACCAACTTTAGCGGTATGGAAATTTGCTTCTTGTGACGGATGCCAATTAAATCTGCTCAATTGCGAAGACGAACTATTAGCGGTCGCAGCGGTGATTGATATTGCCAATTTTCTCGAAGCGTCACGCGCGGTTAAATCCGGTCCGTATGATATTTCTTTAGTTGAAGGCAGTATTACCAACGCGCATGATGCAGAACGAATCCAGCATATTCGTCGTATATCGAAACTGCTCATTACCATTGGTGCATGTGCTACAGCTGGTGGAATACAAGCGTTACGGAATTTTAAAGATGTACATAAATTTATCAACCTGGTTTATCCGACTCCGGAATATATCCAAGTCCTCGACCACTCAACCCCGATATCGGCGCATGTGAAGGTAGATTTTGAACTGCGTGGATGCCCGATTAACCAGCAGCAACTGGTAGAAGTCATCAGTGCACTATTGAATCATCGCAAGGCAAATATCCCGCAATATAGCGTATGTATGGAATGTAAACGGCGGGGAACAATTTGTGTGATGGTTGCAACCGGTGTTCCATGTCTTGGTCCGGTAACCCAAGCGGGCTGCGGCGCAATATGTCCTGCGTATAGTCGAGGATGTTATGGTTGTTTCGGTCCGATGGAGTCACCGAATCCGAGTTCGTTAAGTCAATGGTTCAAACAGAATTTACAGATTGCTACTCCGGACATTATTCGTTTATATCGTGGGTTTAATGCGTATGCAGAAGCGTTTCGAAAAGAAAGCGAAGCGCACGAAAAGTAA